One Kaistella polysaccharea DNA segment encodes these proteins:
- the nhaA gene encoding Na+/H+ antiporter NhaA, protein MLITDYFKRFLHSSQSSGILLILCVLISLFIANSSMGEEFQNILDAKIGTEIFDLNYPISVWINDGLMAVFFLLVGLEIKREIVEGELSTFKSASLPIIAALGGIIVPAGIYVFFNSGTEYAKGWAIPMATDIAFSLAIISMLGKRVPLSLKIFLAALAIVDDLGAILVIAIFYTEQINWSYLALCGLMVAILIACNIFKRTKHIWYIIPGIFLWYFMHHSGIHATIAGVILAFTIPTNESMTITSPLEKMEHKLHLPVNFLIMPVFALANTNIMFKEGMVDGLFSNFGYGIIFGLVFGKVIGISLFSWIFIKLKISALPDKSSWSQMLGAGLLAGIGFTMSIFIALLSFKNNVEIQDEAKFAVLVASVISGFAGFSLLKYIGKKREAYEADF, encoded by the coding sequence ATGCTAATCACCGATTATTTCAAAAGATTTCTCCACAGTTCTCAATCATCTGGAATTCTACTAATTTTATGCGTTCTTATCTCCTTATTTATTGCGAACTCTTCTATGGGCGAAGAATTTCAGAATATTTTAGATGCAAAAATAGGCACAGAAATTTTCGATTTAAATTATCCTATTAGCGTTTGGATCAATGATGGCTTGATGGCCGTTTTCTTTTTACTGGTTGGTTTAGAAATCAAACGTGAAATTGTAGAAGGCGAACTTTCCACTTTTAAATCTGCTTCTTTGCCAATCATCGCAGCTTTAGGAGGAATAATCGTACCAGCCGGAATTTATGTATTTTTCAACAGCGGAACAGAATATGCTAAAGGTTGGGCAATTCCAATGGCGACCGATATTGCCTTCTCACTGGCTATCATTTCCATGTTGGGAAAAAGGGTGCCTTTATCCCTTAAAATATTTCTTGCAGCATTAGCAATCGTTGATGATTTGGGTGCAATTTTAGTGATTGCTATTTTTTACACCGAACAAATTAACTGGTCTTATTTAGCACTTTGTGGATTGATGGTTGCCATCTTAATTGCATGCAATATTTTTAAACGAACCAAACATATCTGGTATATTATCCCGGGAATTTTTCTTTGGTATTTTATGCATCATTCCGGCATACACGCAACGATTGCGGGTGTTATCTTAGCGTTTACGATTCCTACTAATGAATCAATGACAATAACGTCGCCGCTGGAGAAAATGGAACATAAATTACACTTGCCTGTTAATTTTTTGATTATGCCTGTTTTTGCGCTTGCCAATACAAATATCATGTTTAAAGAAGGTATGGTTGATGGGCTTTTTTCAAATTTTGGATACGGAATTATCTTTGGCTTGGTGTTCGGTAAAGTGATTGGAATAAGTCTTTTTTCCTGGATCTTTATTAAACTGAAGATCAGCGCTTTGCCCGACAAAAGTTCTTGGTCTCAAATGTTGGGCGCAGGATTACTGGCCGGAATTGGTTTTACTATGTCTATTTTCATCGCTCTGCTTTCCTTTAAAAACAATGTAGAAATTCAGGACGAAGCAAAGTTCGCGGTCTTAGTCGCTTCTGTAATTTCTGGTTTTGCAGGTTTTTCTCTCTTAAAATATATCGGCAAAAAAAGAGAGGCTTACGAAGCAGATTTTTAA
- a CDS encoding YihY/virulence factor BrkB family protein, whose translation MGIKTPRFILKIRDFLDEIHIPFLGISLLKMFEVYGHGVFKMQIGRSAASISWSFFLSLFPFILFLLSLLPYLPHYDKLQFYIFEVLMNNILPAHIQKDVTGYIQNFIIPNIKNISNLTIVFAMVFAVNGTHSLINGFNIHTNLQRGLIKEYLVAFVITIAFILLILISLLGVYYSEVVLKLFTPEINISWFVDNMSKIIGFISFPLFYFILLALFYWVGCLKITTFKQAVPGAILTTILFVVVTYFFAIYVRNFARYNVLYGSIGTIILVMIWVNINIILILLGNELNIAIKKVRVEKMIADEMSSNDLHYTDDQLLHADDFQDHHHITLE comes from the coding sequence ATGGGTATTAAAACTCCTAGATTCATTCTTAAAATACGGGACTTTTTGGATGAGATTCATATTCCTTTTCTAGGGATTTCCCTCCTTAAAATGTTCGAAGTATATGGTCACGGCGTTTTTAAAATGCAGATTGGCAGAAGTGCAGCCAGTATTTCGTGGAGCTTTTTTCTTAGTCTCTTTCCGTTTATTCTTTTTTTGCTGTCTTTATTGCCGTATTTGCCGCATTACGACAAGCTACAGTTTTATATTTTCGAGGTCTTGATGAATAATATTTTGCCCGCACACATTCAAAAAGATGTGACGGGTTATATTCAGAATTTCATCATTCCAAATATTAAAAACATCAGCAATCTTACCATTGTATTTGCAATGGTTTTCGCCGTTAATGGCACGCACTCTTTGATAAACGGTTTTAATATTCATACCAATCTGCAACGTGGACTGATAAAGGAATATCTGGTTGCTTTTGTCATTACCATCGCATTTATCTTGCTGATTTTAATATCATTGCTCGGCGTTTATTACAGTGAAGTCGTATTGAAACTGTTTACGCCAGAAATTAATATTTCCTGGTTCGTAGATAATATGTCTAAAATTATCGGATTTATATCTTTCCCGCTCTTTTATTTTATCTTACTCGCTTTATTTTATTGGGTAGGTTGTTTGAAGATTACCACCTTTAAGCAAGCAGTTCCCGGCGCCATTCTAACAACGATTCTATTTGTCGTCGTTACGTATTTCTTTGCGATTTATGTGCGGAATTTTGCACGGTATAATGTTCTTTACGGCTCAATCGGTACCATAATTTTAGTGATGATTTGGGTGAACATCAATATCATTTTAATTCTGCTCGGTAATGAACTGAATATTGCCATAAAAAAGGTGCGTGTCGAGAAAATGATCGCCGATGAAATGTCTTCTAATGATCTTCATTATACTGATGATCAACTTTTACATGCCGATGATTTTCAGGATCATCATCACATCACTTTAGAATAA
- a CDS encoding 23S rRNA (pseudouridine(1915)-N(3))-methyltransferase RlmH produces MRINLVCMGKTSDKEISGLIKYYENRLPKYWNFELTEISDVKNAKNLSADLLKKEEGKLFLNHIENGDYVIILDEKGSQWTSRQFAGKIDGWMSASIKKVLFIVGGAYGFSDEIYERANEKISLSKMTFTHQMIRLFFIEQIYRADQILQGKPYHND; encoded by the coding sequence ATGCGAATTAATTTAGTCTGCATGGGGAAAACCTCGGATAAAGAAATCTCCGGCCTCATCAAATACTACGAAAACAGATTGCCTAAATACTGGAATTTTGAACTCACTGAAATCAGTGATGTGAAGAATGCCAAAAATCTGAGCGCAGACCTTCTTAAAAAAGAGGAAGGAAAATTATTTCTAAACCATATCGAAAATGGCGACTACGTTATTATTCTCGATGAGAAAGGCTCACAATGGACCAGCCGGCAATTTGCGGGAAAGATTGATGGATGGATGTCTGCCTCCATTAAAAAAGTACTATTTATTGTAGGTGGCGCCTATGGATTTTCTGATGAAATCTACGAAAGAGCTAACGAAAAAATTTCTTTATCAAAAATGACTTTTACACATCAAATGATCCGTTTGTTTTTTATTGAACAAATTTATCGGGCAGATCAAATTCTTCAGGGAAAGCCTTATCACAACGATTAA
- a CDS encoding ABC1 kinase family protein has protein sequence MSLEKLNNYAKFFAFILKYYNSDVVKSTTNTALGDADPSEDPYEFTQKPEELVDDLKKMGPTFVKLGQLLSTRPDLLPDHYLDALANLQDNVETISYTEVEKIFEEEIGVGINKAFADFDPNPLASASIGQVHKAALHSGRVVAVKVQRPGVRKNFIADLETLQKMADLAVRHSKDAKKYALDDIVEELRFILLNELDYNKEAQNLTILKENLKRFKHLIIPAPVKEYSSSKVLTMDFVEGKKITALGNLKKIESDFTPVIDELVEAYLQQIVVDGFAHADPHPGNIHLTTDDKLVLMDLGMVAKFSPQIMEKTMMLMVSISKKDGDAMTDALLEMSEFEQDENKIRNFRKKINRLVLESTSTAAEDMETGRIVLQMNRIAANEGIKLPVELNILGKILLNLDQIVAVLTPKYNLQQAIGKFMEKMVNQRMKNELRPENMYGFLLDNKKLAESLPGRLNKITENLANNQFELKIQALDEKRLTDGFQKIANRITVGLIIAAMIIGAALLMRVPSSFTIMGYGVLPFIFFLVAIGLGLFLVYNIMFKDESFTENKK, from the coding sequence ATGTCTCTGGAAAAGCTTAATAACTACGCTAAATTTTTCGCATTTATTTTAAAGTATTACAACAGTGACGTTGTAAAATCGACCACAAATACTGCTTTAGGCGATGCTGATCCGTCAGAAGATCCGTACGAATTCACCCAAAAACCAGAAGAGTTGGTTGATGATTTAAAGAAAATGGGACCAACTTTTGTGAAGTTGGGACAGTTGTTATCGACGAGACCTGATCTTCTCCCCGACCATTATTTAGATGCGCTCGCAAATTTACAGGATAATGTAGAAACCATTTCCTACACCGAAGTTGAAAAAATATTTGAAGAAGAAATCGGGGTTGGCATTAACAAAGCATTTGCCGATTTCGATCCAAATCCCTTGGCAAGTGCGTCCATTGGTCAGGTTCACAAGGCAGCTCTTCACTCAGGCCGTGTCGTAGCAGTAAAAGTTCAGCGCCCAGGCGTACGGAAAAATTTCATTGCTGACCTTGAAACTTTACAAAAAATGGCAGATTTGGCTGTTAGACATTCCAAAGATGCAAAGAAATATGCATTGGATGATATTGTTGAGGAGCTCCGTTTTATTTTATTAAATGAACTTGATTATAATAAGGAAGCCCAAAATCTTACCATTTTAAAAGAAAATTTAAAAAGGTTTAAACACTTGATAATTCCAGCTCCTGTAAAAGAATATTCTTCGTCGAAGGTGTTGACAATGGATTTCGTAGAAGGAAAAAAAATCACCGCGTTAGGAAACCTGAAAAAAATAGAAAGTGATTTCACACCTGTAATTGATGAATTGGTTGAAGCCTACTTACAGCAAATCGTGGTTGATGGATTTGCACATGCAGATCCGCATCCGGGAAATATTCATCTTACTACCGACGATAAACTCGTCTTGATGGATTTGGGAATGGTCGCGAAATTCAGCCCACAAATTATGGAAAAAACCATGATGTTGATGGTGAGTATCAGCAAGAAAGATGGCGATGCAATGACCGATGCATTATTAGAAATGAGTGAATTTGAGCAGGATGAAAACAAAATCAGAAATTTCCGTAAAAAGATAAACCGCTTAGTTTTGGAAAGCACAAGCACCGCTGCGGAAGATATGGAAACGGGTAGAATTGTTTTACAGATGAACCGAATTGCTGCAAATGAAGGAATTAAACTTCCCGTGGAACTGAATATTTTAGGTAAAATATTATTAAATCTGGATCAGATCGTTGCGGTTCTCACTCCAAAATATAATCTACAGCAAGCCATTGGGAAGTTTATGGAGAAGATGGTTAATCAGCGCATGAAAAATGAGTTGAGACCTGAAAACATGTATGGATTTCTTCTTGATAATAAAAAGTTAGCAGAAAGTTTACCAGGTAGGCTAAATAAAATCACAGAAAATCTTGCCAACAATCAATTTGAGCTTAAAATCCAGGCTTTAGATGAAAAACGACTTACTGATGGTTTCCAAAAAATCGCCAACAGAATTACCGTCGGATTAATTATTGCGGCCATGATTATTGGTGCAGCCCTACTGATGCGTGTTCCGTCCAGTTTTACAATAATGGGATATGGTGTTCTGCCTTTTATATTTTTTTTAGTTGCCATTGGTCTCGGACTTTTTTTAGTTTACAACATCATGTTTAAAGATGAAAGTTTTACAGAAAATAAAAAGTAG
- a CDS encoding HipA family kinase has translation MQDLSLRTVTVMRYILPLREGGSLPALAEADDDFKYVLKFRGAGHGVKMLISELLGGKIAQVLGLPIPELVFANLDVDFGRTEADEEIQDLLKFSEGLNLGLHFLSGAIAYDPSIEIDPLLASKIVWLDAYITNIDRTFKNTNLLMWHKELWVIDNGASLYFHHSYMNFEKHALSNFAYIKDHVLLSQASKLDEADAFAQSVLTDEILHQIVELIPLEWLEWNDTDDSPDQIKEVYFNFLKTRRDHSVNFINEAKNARG, from the coding sequence ATGCAAGACTTATCACTGCGAACGGTAACCGTGATGCGTTACATTTTGCCTTTGCGAGAAGGCGGTTCACTACCTGCATTGGCAGAAGCTGATGATGATTTTAAATACGTCTTAAAATTCAGAGGTGCCGGCCATGGGGTGAAAATGCTTATTTCGGAATTATTAGGCGGTAAAATCGCACAGGTTTTAGGCCTTCCTATTCCCGAGCTGGTTTTCGCAAATTTAGATGTTGATTTTGGCAGAACCGAAGCTGATGAAGAAATTCAGGATTTATTAAAGTTTTCCGAAGGTTTAAATTTAGGTTTACACTTTTTATCAGGTGCAATTGCCTACGATCCTTCTATAGAAATTGATCCGCTTCTTGCCTCTAAAATTGTGTGGTTAGATGCCTACATCACGAATATCGACCGCACATTCAAAAACACGAATCTCCTCATGTGGCACAAAGAATTGTGGGTTATTGATAATGGAGCCTCTCTTTATTTCCATCACTCTTATATGAATTTTGAAAAACATGCGCTGAGTAATTTCGCTTACATCAAAGATCATGTGCTTCTTTCCCAAGCATCAAAATTAGATGAAGCTGATGCGTTTGCCCAAAGTGTTTTAACTGATGAAATATTACATCAAATTGTTGAACTTATTCCGCTGGAATGGCTGGAGTGGAATGACACCGACGATTCGCCAGACCAAATAAAAGAAGTGTATTTCAATTTTCTGAAAACACGACGTGATCATTCTGTAAACTTTATAAACGAAGCAAAAAATGCAAGAGGTTAA
- a CDS encoding DUF3037 domain-containing protein, whose protein sequence is MQEVKIYEYAVIRLVPKVEREEFFNIGLIMFSKKEKYIRFEFHLCTEKFASMRSKLDFEDVSKNLQNFKHVARGEKEGGAIAQLDIPERFRWLTAVRSSVIQTSRPHPGKTKDLDATFDRLFEELVK, encoded by the coding sequence ATGCAAGAGGTTAAAATTTACGAATACGCGGTAATACGGCTCGTACCGAAAGTTGAAAGAGAAGAATTTTTCAATATCGGATTGATTATGTTTTCTAAAAAGGAAAAATACATCCGTTTTGAATTTCATTTATGTACTGAAAAATTTGCATCGATGCGGTCGAAACTCGACTTTGAAGACGTTTCAAAAAATCTTCAAAATTTCAAACACGTAGCCCGCGGAGAAAAAGAAGGCGGCGCGATTGCGCAACTCGATATTCCGGAACGATTTCGATGGTTAACGGCAGTTAGAAGTTCGGTCATACAAACTTCCCGCCCACATCCAGGAAAAACAAAGGATTTAGATGCTACTTTTGACAGATTGTTTGAGGAACTGGTAAAATAA
- a CDS encoding ATP-dependent helicase, giving the protein MDYLKGLNEPQYEAVTTLEGPLMVLAGAGSGKTRVLTMRIAHLITNLVDPFNILALTFTNKAAKEMKERIAKVVGQSEAKSLWMGTFHSVFARILRSEAHYLGFPANFTIYDSQDSLNVIRKVLKELNVDSDLYKPKKVQSRISSYKNNLITVKAYFNNPELIEADERANMKQIGAIYQKYVDVCFRNGAMDFDDLLLRTNELLTRFPEVLAKYQDRFRYILVDEYQDTNHSQYLIIKALASKFENICVVGDDAQSIYSFRGANIYNILNFKKDYPDAITVSLEQNYRSTQNIVNAANVVISKNLQQFKKNVFSDNEEGDKIKVYRALSDADEANFVASNIWEQHNSAQRRFTDFSILYRTNSQTRAFEDALRRKNIPYRVFGGLSFYQRKEVKDLIAYLRLLINENDSEALTRIINYPARGIGETTQNKLIVFADSQNLAVTQVLDNLGFYAPNLRLNNGILTKLSDFWSMIKAFQVMLKTENAYNVAMEVAKRTGMIKFLKDDQTPEGISRVENVQELMNSMQGFIEEQQQLEDGDPSLSNFLENIALSADTQTDKNDDGDKVSLMTIHLSKGLEFPVVHVVGLEENLFPSFMSSSTREELEEERRLFYVALTRAEKQAYFTYAISRFQWGKITDAEPSRFLSEVDEKYLEFVNPAVESRFVNHSGLKSNIFDDDSSEARFFKKKDAKKTIERNEPQPIPQNLKPVATARIINPSGLSSQDIEVGDKVRHDRFGVGDVIFLDGTDPQNIKAKVKFQHEGEKNLILKFAKLTKL; this is encoded by the coding sequence ATGGACTACTTGAAAGGATTAAATGAACCCCAATATGAAGCGGTAACTACGCTGGAAGGACCACTTATGGTTCTTGCAGGCGCAGGTTCCGGCAAGACACGTGTGCTCACCATGAGAATTGCGCATCTGATTACAAATCTGGTTGATCCTTTTAATATTCTTGCTTTAACATTTACCAATAAAGCAGCCAAGGAAATGAAGGAGCGTATTGCAAAAGTTGTGGGTCAAAGTGAAGCTAAATCATTGTGGATGGGAACTTTCCATTCTGTGTTTGCACGCATATTACGATCGGAAGCTCATTATTTGGGTTTCCCCGCAAATTTTACGATATACGATTCCCAAGATTCATTGAACGTGATCCGGAAAGTTTTAAAAGAACTGAATGTTGATTCCGATTTATATAAACCTAAAAAAGTTCAATCGAGAATATCTTCTTATAAAAATAATTTAATCACGGTAAAAGCATACTTTAATAATCCCGAACTCATTGAAGCTGATGAGCGAGCCAATATGAAACAGATCGGCGCGATTTATCAGAAATATGTTGATGTTTGCTTTCGCAACGGCGCCATGGATTTCGACGATTTGCTTTTAAGAACCAATGAATTGCTCACCCGTTTTCCAGAAGTTCTCGCGAAATATCAGGATCGTTTTCGGTATATTTTAGTAGATGAGTATCAGGATACGAATCATTCTCAATATTTAATTATTAAAGCCCTGGCTTCAAAATTTGAAAATATTTGTGTAGTTGGTGATGACGCGCAATCCATCTATTCTTTCCGTGGTGCGAATATTTATAATATTCTCAATTTTAAAAAAGATTACCCCGATGCAATCACGGTTTCTTTGGAACAAAATTACCGTTCGACCCAGAATATTGTAAATGCTGCTAACGTGGTAATTTCCAAAAACTTACAGCAGTTTAAAAAAAATGTATTCAGTGATAATGAAGAAGGTGATAAAATCAAGGTTTACCGCGCACTATCAGATGCCGATGAAGCAAACTTTGTAGCTTCTAATATTTGGGAGCAGCATAATTCTGCACAACGCAGGTTTACAGATTTTTCTATACTTTATCGGACTAATTCGCAAACACGTGCTTTTGAGGACGCTTTGCGCCGCAAGAATATTCCATATCGGGTATTCGGAGGACTTTCTTTCTACCAGCGAAAAGAGGTGAAAGATCTCATTGCCTATTTGCGATTGCTAATTAATGAAAATGATTCTGAAGCTTTAACAAGAATCATTAATTATCCAGCCCGGGGAATTGGCGAAACGACCCAAAATAAATTAATCGTTTTTGCGGATAGTCAAAATTTAGCAGTGACTCAAGTATTGGATAATCTTGGATTTTATGCGCCTAACCTGCGGTTAAATAACGGCATACTTACCAAACTGTCAGATTTCTGGTCCATGATAAAAGCGTTTCAGGTAATGCTAAAAACTGAAAATGCCTACAATGTCGCGATGGAAGTTGCGAAGAGAACGGGAATGATCAAATTTTTAAAAGATGATCAAACACCCGAGGGAATTTCCCGTGTTGAAAATGTGCAGGAATTGATGAATTCCATGCAGGGTTTCATCGAAGAGCAGCAACAACTCGAAGATGGTGATCCTTCCTTATCTAATTTCTTGGAAAATATTGCGCTGTCTGCAGATACACAAACCGATAAAAATGACGATGGTGACAAAGTTTCTTTGATGACCATACACCTTTCGAAAGGTCTAGAATTTCCTGTAGTTCATGTGGTCGGATTGGAAGAAAATCTTTTTCCAAGTTTTATGAGTTCTTCAACGCGTGAGGAATTGGAAGAAGAACGCCGTCTATTTTATGTCGCGCTGACAAGAGCGGAGAAACAGGCTTATTTTACCTATGCGATTTCAAGATTTCAGTGGGGTAAAATTACGGATGCTGAACCTTCACGGTTTTTAAGTGAGGTGGATGAAAAGTACCTCGAATTCGTAAATCCCGCCGTAGAAAGTCGTTTTGTAAATCATTCAGGTTTAAAATCTAATATTTTCGATGATGATTCCTCGGAAGCACGATTTTTCAAAAAGAAAGATGCGAAGAAAACCATTGAAAGAAACGAACCGCAACCAATTCCTCAGAATTTAAAACCAGTAGCGACTGCTAGAATAATCAATCCAAGTGGATTATCTTCTCAGGATATCGAAGTTGGTGATAAAGTTCGTCATGACCGATTTGGGGTGGGTGATGTTATTTTTCTAGATGGAACTGATCCTCAGAACATTAAAGCAAAAGTAAAATTTCAGCACGAAGGTGAAAAGAATTTGATTCTGAAATTTGCAAAATTGACGAAACTTTAA
- a CDS encoding response regulator, with protein sequence MMNSKKIVIIDDDIAILDSLGTMLDFEGFEVNTFERGSEIFSFVEQSHKPNIILLDMWLSGEDGRDICRKLKQNEETRNIPIVIMSASRGLEHTAIESGANAFIAKPFEIDDIINTVQQLAS encoded by the coding sequence ATGATGAATTCTAAGAAAATAGTAATAATCGACGATGATATTGCAATTCTGGATTCTTTAGGAACGATGTTGGATTTCGAGGGTTTTGAAGTAAATACTTTCGAACGAGGTTCCGAGATTTTCAGTTTTGTCGAACAGTCGCACAAGCCCAATATTATTTTACTTGATATGTGGCTTTCAGGTGAAGATGGACGAGATATCTGTAGAAAACTAAAACAAAACGAGGAAACTAGAAATATTCCCATAGTTATAATGTCAGCAAGTCGGGGTCTTGAACATACCGCAATAGAGTCCGGCGCAAATGCCTTCATAGCGAAACCTTTTGAAATTGACGACATTATCAACACCGTTCAGCAACTCGCTTCGTAA
- a CDS encoding PAS domain-containing sensor histidine kinase, producing the protein MKNFLNNTISHESLASLFSQAPIGLAVLMGENFVIENANSQVLDFWQKGDSIIGLPLLEALPEIENQEFPKILRGVYETGITFKGSKAKALLEKEGVLITYYFDFIYSPIFSGEEITGISIVAIDVTDKVLSEIKLHENELLFKELMEISDYATGMYKGEDLVIEFANDQMIKSWGKTKAVIGQKLEDALPELEGQPFVEILRNIFRTGEPYIATEDKVELIVDGRLQQFYYSISYRPLRDSSGKIYAIWNMAMNVTELVNARMKAQNVMKEYRNLAEAMPHIVWTTDQENKLIYYNKNLTNFLNLKEEDIESFDFSDSIHPEDLVKLKEVWEKSTLEQKFFEIEFRLFDPLNEKFVWFLNRATPVLDDEGNLTQWIGTSTNIDEFKKLSAQKDTFLGIASHELKTPLTSLKLYAQVLERMLRKTGDEKNAEFAKKMDLQIVKLTSLIADLLDVTKINAGKIYLNEEIFDFEKLVIETVEDQQMSTAYKIEMQTESVGTVFADRNRIGQVMTNLISNAIKYSPKAERIVVTVKETNNNVEFSVQDFGIGMPEDKKNRVFEQYYRVSGDEESTFPGLGLGLYISSQIVERSHGKISVSSTLNHGSTFCFSLPKVKL; encoded by the coding sequence ATGAAAAATTTCCTGAATAATACGATCAGTCACGAATCATTGGCCTCTCTTTTCAGCCAGGCACCCATCGGTTTAGCCGTGTTAATGGGAGAAAACTTTGTGATTGAAAATGCCAACAGTCAAGTGTTGGACTTTTGGCAAAAAGGCGACAGTATTATTGGCCTTCCACTCTTGGAAGCACTTCCGGAAATAGAGAATCAGGAATTTCCGAAAATACTTCGGGGCGTTTACGAAACGGGCATAACTTTCAAAGGATCCAAAGCTAAGGCGCTCCTTGAAAAAGAAGGCGTTTTGATCACCTATTATTTTGACTTTATATATTCACCCATCTTTTCTGGGGAGGAAATTACAGGAATATCAATCGTCGCAATTGATGTTACGGACAAGGTTTTAAGCGAAATAAAACTTCATGAAAATGAGTTGCTCTTCAAGGAACTAATGGAAATCTCCGATTATGCAACAGGAATGTACAAAGGCGAAGATCTGGTGATTGAATTCGCCAATGATCAAATGATTAAAAGTTGGGGGAAAACGAAGGCCGTAATTGGTCAAAAGTTAGAAGATGCCTTACCGGAATTAGAAGGTCAACCATTTGTAGAGATTTTAAGAAATATTTTTCGTACTGGGGAACCTTATATTGCAACAGAAGATAAGGTAGAATTAATCGTTGATGGCAGACTTCAACAATTTTATTACAGTATTTCCTACCGACCTTTGCGGGATTCAAGCGGAAAAATTTACGCAATCTGGAATATGGCCATGAATGTTACCGAGCTCGTGAACGCTCGTATGAAGGCTCAAAATGTAATGAAAGAATACCGGAATTTGGCAGAAGCAATGCCTCATATTGTGTGGACCACAGATCAGGAAAACAAACTCATTTATTACAATAAAAATTTAACAAACTTTTTAAATCTAAAGGAAGAAGACATTGAATCTTTTGATTTTTCTGATTCCATCCATCCTGAAGATCTCGTTAAATTGAAAGAAGTTTGGGAAAAATCAACTTTGGAACAAAAATTTTTCGAAATTGAGTTTCGATTATTTGATCCTTTGAATGAGAAGTTTGTCTGGTTTTTAAATCGGGCAACTCCTGTGCTGGATGATGAAGGGAATTTGACTCAATGGATTGGAACGAGCACCAATATTGACGAATTTAAAAAACTTTCGGCACAGAAAGATACCTTTTTAGGAATTGCAAGCCATGAGCTGAAAACACCTTTAACGTCTTTGAAATTATATGCCCAGGTTTTAGAACGAATGTTGCGAAAAACGGGTGATGAAAAAAACGCCGAATTCGCAAAAAAAATGGATCTGCAGATCGTGAAATTGACTTCGCTTATTGCCGATTTATTAGATGTTACTAAAATTAATGCGGGGAAAATCTATTTGAATGAAGAAATCTTTGATTTCGAAAAGCTTGTCATAGAGACCGTTGAAGACCAACAAATGTCCACAGCATATAAAATCGAAATGCAAACTGAGTCGGTGGGTACGGTATTTGCAGATAGAAATCGAATTGGTCAGGTAATGACCAATCTAATATCCAATGCGATTAAATATTCTCCAAAAGCGGAGCGAATTGTCGTAACAGTAAAAGAAACAAATAACAATGTTGAATTTTCTGTCCAGGATTTTGGAATTGGCATGCCGGAAGACAAGAAAAACAGAGTATTTGAACAGTATTATCGCGTCAGCGGAGATGAAGAAAGTACCTTCCCAGGCTTAGGTTTAGGTTTGTATATATCTTCCCAGATCGTTGAACGATCCCACGGTAAAATTTCAGTAAGCAGTACACTTAATCATGGATCAACATTTTGTTTTTCCCTGCCTAAAGTTAAATTATAA
- the secG gene encoding preprotein translocase subunit SecG, whose product MSTIFTLFMILIMILSILLIIIIMAQNPKGGGLSGTFGGTSPAQFGVQRTNDFMEKATWTLGIMIVVLILLSVVLTAKPTQTIQQAPAKREAPAPQTAPGTNNSVTMPIPPAETK is encoded by the coding sequence ATGAGCACAATATTTACATTATTCATGATCCTCATCATGATTTTGAGTATCTTACTAATCATCATCATTATGGCCCAAAATCCTAAAGGAGGAGGCCTTTCCGGAACATTTGGCGGAACATCACCGGCGCAGTTCGGTGTTCAGCGTACCAATGATTTTATGGAAAAAGCAACTTGGACTTTAGGAATTATGATTGTAGTTCTTATTTTATTAAGTGTAGTCCTGACTGCAAAACCAACTCAAACGATTCAGCAGGCACCTGCAAAACGTGAAGCACCTGCTCCACAAACTGCACCAGGAACCAATAATTCTGTAACAATGCCAATTCCACCAGCGGAAACTAAGTAG